A section of the Neisseria dumasiana genome encodes:
- a CDS encoding VOC family protein: protein MKFIPYLYFNGNCAEAIEFYARLFKAQITERHTFGDMPSEADMPPLSEADKQKIMHAQLTIGSQVLMLSDVVPELCATGSGYQKPQGLQISISLDTPAEGQRIFNALAEGGTIEMPFEATFFSKGFGIVTDRFGIPWSIDSGDAELSK from the coding sequence ATGAAATTCATTCCCTATCTCTATTTCAACGGTAATTGCGCAGAAGCCATCGAATTTTATGCACGGCTTTTCAAGGCACAAATTACAGAACGCCATACGTTCGGCGACATGCCGTCTGAAGCCGATATGCCGCCTCTTTCCGAAGCTGACAAACAAAAAATCATGCACGCCCAATTGACAATCGGTTCGCAAGTTTTAATGTTGTCAGACGTTGTTCCTGAGTTATGCGCCACAGGAAGCGGCTATCAAAAACCGCAAGGCTTACAAATCAGCATCAGCCTAGATACTCCTGCCGAAGGGCAACGTATTTTCAATGCTTTGGCAGAAGGCGGGACTATCGAAATGCCGTTTGAAGCAACCTTCTTTTCCAAGGGTTTCGGTATCGTTACCGACCGCTTCGGTATCCCTTGGTCGATAGACAGCGGTGATGCCGAACTTAGTAAGTAA
- a CDS encoding helix-turn-helix transcriptional regulator, translating into MLSLNEVTTHIRACLKHNPTPADIAAHFGYSRFYLSRWFQRQTGISMRDYIAALKIEQGIEPLIEGKSIIESQLEAGHASAGTYSQRFHYHTGQTPRDYRNQAEAASSTLNKQITDAVPRAIPHYSFDPEKHPQTHSLNISVSGASQYSVVFAGLFPEPIPRGVPIVGKALFHTRHFSICNVPDGVYYLLGCEIKPSLNPLHHFRLDHCLRGIHPDPICFPLSAPLAITLNLRPFQPSDPPITVNLPKLLFDVIKAQGNP; encoded by the coding sequence ATGCTTTCATTAAACGAAGTAACCACCCATATCAGAGCCTGCCTGAAACACAATCCCACTCCTGCCGATATTGCCGCACATTTCGGCTACAGCCGCTTTTATCTCAGCCGTTGGTTTCAGCGTCAAACAGGTATTTCTATGCGTGACTACATTGCCGCCCTTAAAATAGAACAAGGCATTGAGCCTTTGATTGAAGGTAAAAGTATTATTGAATCACAACTTGAAGCCGGTCATGCCAGTGCAGGTACATATAGCCAACGCTTCCATTATCATACCGGCCAAACTCCGCGCGATTACCGCAATCAAGCAGAGGCCGCAAGCAGCACACTCAACAAACAGATTACAGATGCCGTTCCCCGTGCTATTCCCCATTACAGTTTTGACCCTGAGAAACACCCGCAAACCCATTCGCTCAATATATCTGTGTCAGGCGCAAGCCAATACAGCGTGGTCTTTGCCGGCCTGTTTCCCGAACCCATTCCACGTGGCGTACCCATAGTCGGCAAGGCTTTGTTCCACACTAGGCATTTCTCAATCTGTAATGTGCCTGACGGTGTTTACTATCTGCTCGGTTGTGAAATCAAACCCAGCCTTAATCCTTTACACCATTTCCGCCTTGACCATTGCCTGCGGGGTATTCATCCCGACCCCATCTGTTTTCCGCTGTCTGCGCCACTCGCAATAACGCTCAATCTGCGTCCTTTCCAACCAAGCGACCCGCCAATTACCGTTAACCTGCCGAAACTACTTTTTGACGTTATCAAAGCTCAGGGCAATCCGTAA